The proteins below come from a single Canis aureus isolate CA01 chromosome 14, VMU_Caureus_v.1.0, whole genome shotgun sequence genomic window:
- the AMBN gene encoding ameloblastin: MSALKIPLFKMKDLVLILCLLKMSSAVPVFPQQPGTPGMASLSLETMRQLGSLQGLNMLSQYSRFGFGKSFNSLWMHGLLPPHSSFPWMRPREHETQQYEYSLPVHPPPLPSQPSLQPQQPGQKPFLQSAIVTDIQDTAQKRGTQPPVYQGQPPLQQTEGPMLEQQVAPSDKPPKAELPGMDFAEPQGPSVFQIARLISRGPMPQNKPSPLYPGIFYMSYGANQLNAPGRLGIMSSEEMAGGRGSPMAYGAMFPGFGGMRPNLGGMPHNPGMGGDFTLEFDSPVAGTKGPEKGEGGAQGSPMPDVNPANPENPALLTELAPGALGGLLAHPKDNDPSLARGPAGQSGGPPRVTPADADPLMTPELADIYETYGADVTTPLEETPTDTTVIPDTQQTLMPENKAQQPQIMHDGWHFQEP; this comes from the exons GTGTTTCCTCAGCAACCTGGGACACCAGGCATGGCTAGTTTAAGCCTGGAG acaATGAGACAGTTGGGAAGTTTGCAGGGATTAAACATGCTTTCTCAG TATTCAAGATTTGGTTTTGGAAAATCATTTAATTCTTTGTGGATGCATGGTCTCCTCCCACCGCATTCTTCTTTCCCATGGATGAGACCAAGGGAACATGAAACTCAACAG TATGAATATTCTTTGCCTGTGCATCCCCCACCTCTCCCATCGCAGCCATCCCTGCAGCCTCAACAGCCAGGACAGAAACCCTTCCTCCAGTCTGCTATTGTAACTGACATCCAGGACACCGCCCAGAAGAGGGGAACTCAGCCTCCAGTTTACCAAGGACAACCGCCCTTGCAGCAAACAGAGGGGCCAATGCTTGAACAGCAGGTGGCACCATCAGATAAGCCACCGAAGGCGGAG CTACCAGGAATGGATTTTGCTGAACCACAAGGTCCATCA GTGTTCCAAATAGCTCGTTTGATATCTCGGGGACCAATGCCACAAAATAAACCATCTCcg CTTTATCCGGGAATATTTTACATGTCCTATGGAGCAAATCAATTG AACGCTCCTGGCAGACTTGGCATCATGAGCTCAGAAGAAATGGCT ggaggcagaggaagccCCATGGCCTATGGAGCCATGTTCCCAGGATTTGGAGGCATGAGGCCTAACCTTGGAGGGATGCCCCACAATCCAGGCATGGGCGGGGACTTTACTCTGGAATTTGACTCCCCAGTCGCGGGGACCAAAGGCcctgagaagggagaaggaggggcacAAGGCTCCCCCATGCCCGATGTCAACCCAGCCAATCCAGAAAACCCGGCTCTCCTTACCGAGCTAGCACCTGGTGCCCTAGGAGGGCTTCTTGCTCATCCAAAGGACAATGATCCCAGCCTGGCAAGAGGCCCTGCAGGGCAGAGCGGGGGACCCCCCAGGGTCACCCCGGCAGACGCTGACCCACTGATGACCCCTGAATTAGCTGATATTTATGAGACCTACGGTGCTGATGTGACCACACCCCTGGAAGAAACGCCCACGGATACCACAGTGATCCCAGACACTCAGCAAACATTGATGCCAGAAAACAAGGCCCAGCAGCCCCAGATTATGCATGACGGGTGGCATTTCCAAGAGCCCTGA